Below is a window of Pogoniulus pusillus isolate bPogPus1 chromosome 2, bPogPus1.pri, whole genome shotgun sequence DNA.
AGTCACCAAGGGAGATTGTATCACGTGCATCCCCTCAGCCGCGGGCAGCGGGGACCGGGGCCTTACCGTTAGGTCCCCCAGGGCCCCCTGCCCTCGGCCCCACTCCACAGAGcctctgtggcagtgcctgggtGGGAAGGAAATCGCCCCttggatgtggccctgagcagatCCACTTGCGGCCCCTGCGAGATGCGCTAACGGGTCACGGTGCTccccagcagggaggcaggcactGGTGCATCTGAGAAGGGAGCTGCCGCTGGTAGAGCCCAGAGTGGGGCTGACACTTAACTGGCCTGCGAGCCCATGGCCCCAGGGCATTGCCCCAGGGGTGGCAGCCTCCACTGGAAGCAGCCCAGTCCTGCACCAGCCTGGCACTACCTTCCCACTGTTGATCATTAACCACTGTTACTGGGTGGTGGGTTCAAGGACCCACGAAGGGATTGTTgcccccaggcagagcagagccagggttatgctggaagcagcaggccTTGGACCTGCCACAAGCCACTGCAATGGGCCTGCATCTCATCAGAGCTCTATGCTTGGCCATTGTCCCTCTCCCCGCTGTGCCCCCCACCTTGGGTCTTGCTTCCCCAAGAAACCCACCAGGCCCTCCATGCATCTGGGGTGGGTGAGGGATGTACCAGCCTATGTCAGGGACTGATACCAGGTGTGGTTAGTGCTGATACAGGGCATATTCCTGGAGACATCAGTTCAAACCACCTGCAGAGTGCTTCAAGGATGGTACCAGGTTGAGGGGGTCAGAGGCAGGTGCTTGGGCCCAGCTGGTGCAGAGGAGTCCCTGGTATGGGCGCAGAGCACACCAGGTACATACAAGGTGGCATCAGAGCAGGGAGGGACTGATAGAGGTCCAGTGCTGGCCCTGTGCTCCTCACCCTGCCCTGTTTTGGTCATGGCAGCTGATGTCTCGGCGCCTGTATGGCCCTATCTGGAAGTCGACCTTTGGGCACTATGAGAACATCAACATCGGGAGCCcggtggtgctggagcagctgctgcggcAGGAGGGCAAGTACCCCATGCGGAGTGACATGGCTCTCTGGAAGGAGCACCGGGACACCCGGCGGCTGCCCTACGGACCCTTCACCGAGTGAgtcctgccctggctgtgctccacGGGGGGCAGGATGCCCCTGGCCCTTCCTCAGGTGTAGGGCCTGGGTGGCAGCTGCATTGCTTCCCTCTCCTGTGAGCAGTGCGACCCTGCCAAACAGAATGGCGTGGCCATGGGGAGTAAAGAAACCCGCTGGGGTGGCTGAATGCACCCACACGTGGGGAAaactgctgccagcctctgccctctgcccagtcgtgtgcctggcactgagccCTGTCCCCATGCAGGGAAGGGGAGCGCTGGTACCGCCTGCGCCAGGTCCTCAACAAGCGGCTGCTGAAGCCCTCGGAGGCAGTGCTGTACGCAGATGCCATCGGGGAGGTGGTGTCAGACCTGATGGTGCGACTGCGGGAGGAGCGGAGCCGCAGTCCCTCAGGGGTGCTCGTGAGTGATGTGGCCAACCTGCTCTACCGCTTTGCTCTGGAAGGTAGGGtgtcctcctcctcacccctgCTTGGCCCCACTCTTTCCGTCCTCTCAGGCGTCAGCATGAGGTCTTTCCTCAACAGGGATCTCCTACATCCTCTTTGAGACCCGCATTGGATGCCTAAAGCAGCAGGTCCCCGCCGAGACCCAGCGCTTCATTGACTCCATCAACCTCATGTTCAAGAACTCCATCTTTGCTACTGTCCTGCCCCGATGGAGCCGCAAAGTACTGCCCTTCTGGGACCGCTACCTGGACAGCTGGGACACCATCTTTGCCTTTGGTGAgtgatggtgatgatggtgGTGGCCCAGCATGGTGAGATCAGACTCCATAGGACCCTCAAAAGTGGGGCAGTTTATGGCCGTGTGTTGTTTTAACTGCCCCCTCTCTCTTAGCactgggtcctgctctgtccctgcaggcaaGAACCTGATTGACAAAAaaatggaggagctggaggggcagGTGGAGCGGGGCAAGGAGGTGTCTGGCTACCTAAGCTACCTGCTGGCCAGTGGCAGGCTCAGCCTGGATGAAGTCTATGGCAGTGTGGCCGAGCTCCTCCTGGCTGGCGTGGACAcggtgagagctgggcagccaCTGCCAGGAGATCCCCACTGAGCTCTGTGTTGGGAGGCAGCCACAGGGCCACATTTAACCACACTGCCCAGACCCTGGGTGCTCTGGGGTGGTGGCTGGGGCAGGGATGGTGCTCCACAGAGGCAAATGCTGGGGGGTCAGTGTTCAGGAGTCAGTCAGTACAGATgctgtcctctgctctgctccctgcctcagttttccgtgtgctcactgccccttgcccctggATTCTGTGCACACCAGAGCAGGGGTTCTCTGGTGCCATGCTTGGCACAAGGCTGCTCAGGCTCCAGCCCTATCTTACTCACTCCCCTCTGTGCTTCACTTCCTTAGACCTCCAACACACTGTCTTGGGCCCTCTACCACCTCTCCCGGGACTCAGGCATCCAGGAGGCGCTGTACCAGGAGCTGAAAGCCGTCGTGCCTGCCGACCGTTTTCCTGGTGCCGAGGATATCCCCAAGATGCCAATGCTTCGAGCTGTTATCAAGGAGACGCTGAGGTACAGCCCAGACTTGTCCCCGCCCCAGGGTTCTGGTCACCAGCCCCTTACCCAGGGCTAGTCCCTTCTCCCCCTGCATCGGGGTGCACAAGCCAGGCTTGGTGCTGAGCTGGATTTCAGTCTGTCAGGCCTGCATCTATCCATTCCCTCCCTGGGGAGTGGGGACGCAGCTGCCAAGCAGCAGATGCTCCCCTTTTGGCCTGCCTGTGGCTCTCTCCCTCAGGAGTCCTCAGATGACTCCTACTCCTTCACTAACTCTCTCCATATGCCAGGGTCTACCCCGTGGTGCCCACCAATGCCAGGGTCTTCTATGAGAAGGACATTGTCATCGGAGACTACCTCTTCCCCAAGAACGTGAgtgggggctgtgctgtgggggaCCCTCGCTGCACTcagtggtgctgggcaggggtCATTAACCCCCCACCCTTCTTGCCACGCAGACCCTCTTCGTCCTGGCGCACTATGCGATGTCCCATGATGAGACCTACTTCCCTGAGCCCGAGCGGTTCCTGCCCCAGCGCTGGCTCCGGGGCCATGGTTCCCCTCACCACCCCTTCAGCTCCATCCCCTTTGGCTATGGGGTCCGTGCCTGTGTTGGTCGCCGCATTGCTGAGCTGGAGATGCACCTGGCCCTTGCCAGGGTGGGTAGAGTCCCTGACCTCGGTGACAGCATACGCTGGGCCACGGCCTCAAGGGGTCTCAGAGGCACTGCCAccctccttctccctgcagATCATCCAGGCGTTCGAGGTGCGGCCAGACCCCCGTGGCGTGGAGGTGACGTCCGTGTCCCGCATTGTGCTGGTGGCTGACAAGCCCATCAACCTGGAGTTCATCGCTCGCCCGGGGGCCCCCTGACTGCGGTCCCATCCCCCTACCCTGAGTGCCAAGCGGGGACTCCCACTGCCACATGAAGAGGGGCAGGAAGGCAAATccaccccagcacccaccacTTGCCCAGCTTGAGCGGGATGACTCCCAGCCCCACTGTGGGGAAGATGGGTGGGATAGAGGATGCCCCCAGCTTGCCTTTGGGGCACTGGTACCCCCCTAACTCAAATGAGCGGGAGGGTTGGGGAACTGCTGTGCCTTTCAACATGCCACAAGGGGTTGTATCCCCCCCAtcttgtgcccagctgggctgcgCTGGGGacctgggagctgtgctggggcggGGGAAGCGGGGAGGGGGCTTGCAGCCGTTTGGTGTCTCCTTGGTCCCGTCCTTGTGTTAGCTGCGCGTGGATCTGTGCCTGGAGTCAGGATGTCTGGGTCCTCTCTGAACAGTTGACcttggcctcagccacctctctgtgcCTCACTTTCCCCCTGCTGCCTGTCAGGAGAGGATTTGGGGTTTGCTCCTGGTCCGAAAAGgcagagccagccctggcccCAGGCAAGTGGAGCAATAACACGGCGCGTCCCCGGCGGTGGGGAGGAGGCCTTTCAGCACCCAAGCCTGGTACTGTGTCCCCCGGCAAggccaggcagcagaggaggggtGTGGAGCACCCAGGACCTTTCACTATCAGCTGTTACTGTTGCACTGAGATGCTGATAAGGAGTCATGAGTATAGGGGGCAGGGCTGACTCCTGGCGAagcagccggggggggggggggttcagCTCAGTTCCCTTGTCCCCAGTGGTGATACCGAGGGCCATCATGGGGTGTCAGAGCTGGCAGCAACCACAGGCAAGGGGTGCACTGCTGCTTGCACAGGGTGCTGGAGGACTGGGTTATGGGGCACCCTACCAATGacaccccaccaccaccaccttcctgtTGTGCAGTGACCATAGCTGACATGAgggaagcagcaagcagaaatgTTGCTGTCACCGAGGCTGCCATCTcggagggacccaaggagacccACACATCACTGCCATGGTGGAGCTATCAGCACTGCACATCTTGTGTTGCCGTTCACCTGGCTTGATCCACATGGGCAAAGGTGCCACCTTGTGCCTATGCTGCCCTTGCTGGCATCCCAGGCTGGGACCTCCAGCCCTGCCGAGCAGCTGGCACCACTTTCCCAGCCTAGCTCTCTCTGCTGAGGCCATGTCCAGCACACCctacaaaagcaaagcagcagttctTGGAGCAGGTTGCTTTATCACAATGAGGCTGAACAGATCAGAAAATAAAtaccctctgcccaccccaaaACGTGCATAGGGTCCCCATGCAAATGCCCATCTTGGCACCAGCTCTGATGCAGGCTGTGCCTCTGCCAGGAATTGCTATCCCAATGTGACCCTGTAACAAACAagcctgtgtgtgcagctgagcCTAGGGGTGGCCAAGTACCTCAGGGCCATTCCAGTCTTGTGCCCAGCTGCAGATGTTGCAAAGCTCGCTGCATGGTGGCCATCAAGCATCAGCATGTGCCTGCTGGTAGGAGGCAAACCTGGGGCCTCTTTTACCCACTCTCTgcctccccagggctggcaggatCTGGCCCTGGACTCAAGACGAGCACCAGAACCTGGGTAGGTGGGCAAGTCCTCCCACAGAGAGCCTCTGGAGCCCAAGCCTCCTTCCATAGCCCCAGGGTCACACAAGAAGCCCCCAAGTCAGATGAGACTGCAGCACTTCCCCAGTGTCTTCAGAGTGAGGATCGGTCAATGCCTGTGGGGTGAGAGATCTTGTGAGGTCATAGCCCCCGGCAAACACTGGCCCTAGGCTCAGCACCACCCTGCAGCACAACCCATCCCTTGTCTTGTTAGCGGAGTGTTGCCTCCATCCCTGTCTTGAATGGAAACCCTGGAGTAAGAGAGGGActggcccagaggagggcatcCTGGTGGACTCCTGACATGGTCACCATGGATGTAGTGAATGATGTCATCGTGATAGGAAagcaagggagggaggaggtgtACCTAgttgctccacactgctcccagTCCCCTTCTATGTGAAGCAACTGGGCACCACCGGGTGAACTGGTGGGTATGGGGATGTCCCAGCTTTGtgccccaccaccaccccagaAAAGCATTGGTACCTCTGGGAAGCAGGTGAGCACTGGGGCCAGATTCCCCCTTCCCCAGTTCACCCCTAAATCAGTGCCAGCACCTTGCCCACCCATTGCCAGCAAGGACTCACCAGGCAGTGGGCAAGTGGAGccaggtgcaggcagccaggcagcataGTCCCAGCGTAGCCCGGGAGtgagccctctccctggagcaagcagttttgggctgctgcgcgtggagggctctgccagccatgGCTCGTGGGGCAGCCGTGCTGTGCTATGTGTTAGTGGTGGGTGGCATGTCTGGGGTGTGTGAGCGGGGGTCTGCTCCTTCTGTGTCCCCCAGGAATGGCACTGGAAGGGCTCAGGTCTCAGAAGGAAGAGCTTTGAGGCAAGGTCAAAAAAGCACTTTTGTCTTGGGGTGCATCACACCCCAAAcccctcatccagcccaaagcaCAGGGACCTGCAAAACCTTCATCCCACGTGCTGCCTAGATGGGGGTCTGGGAGCATCTCCATGGAAGGTGCCCCCCATCCTTCCTCACAAGCACCAGAGATCAGCACTCCAGAAAGGATCCCCTGTGATCATTCCATCTCTGGGGACAAGCAGCACCTGGGTCCTGCCatccccacctgggcacccagcactgctggaccccagccccatcctcctccATCCCCTGGGACCAGTTTAGTTGGGGTGAAGGGAGGTAGCCCCCACAGGGAGGTAACTAAGGTGCAGGTGACCCAGCAGTGGGGAGGGGACGAGCACGCAGTGGTAGGGGGCGGTGCCTACCTGAAGTGGAGAGAAATGTAGGGTGCAAGTGGAGAAAGACGAAGCGCCACGGGCTAAGAGTTAAGAGCATTGATACCTGCAGGAGTGAGCACAAGGGCCTGGAGGATGTCGGAGAGGGAGACGATCCCCCGCGGGTATTGattctcatccaccagaaccAGGCGATGGACCTGTGGGCACAGTCAGAGCATCACAGGCAGGtcgggcagcaggggctggtgcTGGCACAAGTCCCCAGCATCACACCTGTGCCTTGGCAATGCGATCAATGACATCCTCCATGGTTTCATGGGAGTAGCAGGTGAGGACCCCCTCCAGGCAGACAGTGCGCTGCCGCAGTGCTTCCCTCACACTAATGTCCAGGTTGTTGTAggtcttctgggctgccagatgCTGTGGGAGAGGTAGCCCTGCTCAGTGCCCCACAGTGTCCTCACACCCTGTTATGCTTGGTGAAGCATGGGACACCAAGCCCTAAGGATACACAGGGCAGATTTGCACTGGCAAGTTCACGTCGCTGTATGTGGAGTAGGTTTGCATGGGCACAGGCAGGTATGAGCACCCCACCAGTGGCATGCAGGGGGCCACACTCATGCCTGGGCATGCAAACAGACATCCTACTCACAATGACATCAAACCGGGAGTAGAGGCCAACCACTTGCCCTGCAAGAGAGACAAGGcatgggctgggaaggggcccTGAGGACCACCTGCTGTGCTCGCCCTGCACTCCAAGGGGCAGCCAAAGGAGCAGGATGGGGATTTGGATGGggatgaggccacagctgctggcaga
It encodes the following:
- the LOC135186882 gene encoding sterol 26-hydroxylase, mitochondrial, producing the protein MAGPSGGARRPLLPLLLRSHPPPPPRRSSPGPPRRTGGSAAAAAGPARLKGPEELPGPGLFRTFVWLFLRGYLLHTHRLQLMSRRLYGPIWKSTFGHYENINIGSPVVLEQLLRQEGKYPMRSDMALWKEHRDTRRLPYGPFTEEGERWYRLRQVLNKRLLKPSEAVLYADAIGEVVSDLMVRLREERSRSPSGVLVSDVANLLYRFALEGISYILFETRIGCLKQQVPAETQRFIDSINLMFKNSIFATVLPRWSRKVLPFWDRYLDSWDTIFAFGKNLIDKKMEELEGQVERGKEVSGYLSYLLASGRLSLDEVYGSVAELLLAGVDTTSNTLSWALYHLSRDSGIQEALYQELKAVVPADRFPGAEDIPKMPMLRAVIKETLRVYPVVPTNARVFYEKDIVIGDYLFPKNTLFVLAHYAMSHDETYFPEPERFLPQRWLRGHGSPHHPFSSIPFGYGVRACVGRRIAELEMHLALARIIQAFEVRPDPRGVEVTSVSRIVLVADKPINLEFIARPGAP